The following are from one region of the Hydrogenophaga sp. BPS33 genome:
- a CDS encoding toll/interleukin-1 receptor domain-containing protein, which produces MAPPHRAGHGIPTHPSPRNPGVATRGEGGMDGIFISYRRDDSAGYAGRLYDRLIPHFGAERVFMDVEGIELGADFVTAIEEAVGSCRVLVVIIGDEWLSTQDKAGRRRLEDPHDFIRLETVTALQRGIRVVPVLVGGALMPRAEDLPQDLKPLARRQAIEVSHKQWDATTAELIQALEGMLAPGTARESRPQPLVDPSALSGGSGNGSAQPFVRRAWPKAAGAMAVLLVALAAGWVWLGGNSGEADSKRADSERWMTAEKPPDDRETAPVAPVVAAAAPPATTPTTPSATTAAARPAAVAARVPPAPPAVAVETPPAAASPPPKPVIRVFQAQADPAGARLCYAVAHAEFLTLSPHPGELQRLVKDCVVVAVTETTTFTLRARNAVDTVYKSISVSPRPLAVAPPAATPVPEAPRPAAEAAPAGLPRVGESWTYRTSGKWPTSPKRSIVIAVQSVANGVVTDGLRAEGLASDTRRSNGSRPMFMSWPAIGNEFSPYLAAFVDMNRMETLRGFSTPDMEPNWSQWYSEAKRIGQETVNVPAGSFHAYKVEVWSSRSATGGPMQAGIEPVRVHYLIWYAPDAKRYVKMQRRVLMASGLEAERDIFELVARR; this is translated from the coding sequence ATGGCCCCGCCACACCGCGCGGGCCATGGCATCCCAACACACCCGAGCCCGCGCAACCCGGGCGTGGCCACGAGGGGTGAGGGCGGCATGGACGGCATCTTCATCAGCTACCGGCGCGACGACTCCGCAGGTTACGCGGGTCGCCTGTACGACCGGCTGATTCCCCACTTCGGCGCCGAGCGCGTGTTCATGGACGTGGAGGGCATCGAACTCGGTGCCGACTTCGTCACCGCGATCGAAGAAGCGGTGGGCTCCTGCCGCGTGCTGGTCGTCATCATCGGCGACGAGTGGCTCAGCACCCAGGACAAAGCCGGGCGCCGTCGGCTCGAGGACCCGCACGACTTCATCCGGCTGGAGACCGTGACCGCGTTGCAACGCGGCATCCGCGTGGTGCCGGTGCTGGTGGGCGGCGCGCTCATGCCCCGCGCGGAGGATCTGCCGCAAGACCTCAAACCGCTGGCGCGGCGGCAGGCGATCGAGGTCAGCCACAAGCAGTGGGATGCGACCACCGCGGAATTGATCCAGGCGCTCGAAGGCATGTTGGCGCCCGGGACCGCGAGAGAGTCCCGGCCGCAACCGCTGGTGGACCCGTCGGCGCTGTCCGGCGGGTCGGGCAACGGGTCGGCGCAGCCCTTCGTGCGGCGCGCCTGGCCGAAAGCCGCCGGTGCGATGGCGGTCTTGTTGGTGGCGTTGGCCGCTGGCTGGGTTTGGTTGGGCGGGAACAGCGGTGAGGCGGATTCGAAGCGCGCCGACAGCGAGCGGTGGATGACCGCGGAGAAGCCGCCCGACGATCGCGAAACAGCCCCGGTGGCCCCGGTGGTTGCGGCGGCCGCGCCGCCGGCTACAACACCCACCACGCCATCGGCCACAACAGCCGCCGCACGGCCGGCGGCCGTGGCAGCAAGAGTACCCCCTGCACCCCCCGCCGTGGCGGTGGAAACGCCCCCGGCAGCAGCCTCGCCCCCACCCAAGCCGGTGATCCGGGTGTTCCAGGCGCAGGCAGACCCCGCGGGTGCGCGGCTGTGCTACGCCGTCGCCCATGCCGAGTTCCTCACCTTGTCGCCCCATCCGGGCGAGTTGCAAAGACTGGTAAAGGACTGCGTGGTCGTGGCGGTCACCGAAACCACCACGTTCACACTGCGGGCGCGCAACGCGGTGGACACGGTGTACAAGTCGATCTCGGTGTCGCCACGGCCGCTCGCCGTGGCACCGCCCGCTGCGACGCCAGTCCCCGAAGCCCCACGCCCCGCAGCGGAGGCCGCCCCTGCCGGCTTGCCCCGCGTGGGCGAGAGCTGGACCTACCGCACCAGCGGCAAATGGCCAACCAGTCCGAAACGCAGCATCGTCATTGCCGTGCAATCGGTGGCCAACGGCGTGGTCACCGACGGTTTGCGCGCCGAAGGCCTGGCCAGCGACACGCGCCGCTCCAACGGCTCGCGGCCCATGTTCATGAGCTGGCCCGCTATCGGCAACGAATTCAGCCCCTACCTGGCGGCTTTCGTCGACATGAACCGCATGGAGACCCTGCGCGGTTTCTCCACGCCGGACATGGAGCCGAACTGGAGCCAGTGGTATTCGGAGGCCAAACGGATCGGGCAGGAGACGGTGAACGTGCCGGCCGGCAGCTTCCATGCCTACAAGGTCGAGGTCTGGAGCAGCCGCAGCGCCACGGGCGGCCCGATGCAAGCGGGTATCGAACCGGTGCGCGTGCACTACCTGATCTGGTATGCGCCCGATGCCAAGCGCTATGTGAAGATGCAGCGGCGCGTGCTCATGGCCTCAGGGCTGGAGGCCGAGCGCGACATCTTTGAACTGGTCGCCCGAAGATAG
- a CDS encoding type II toxin-antitoxin system VapC family toxin, whose protein sequence is MILVDTSVWIDHLRSSDAALVERLHQGAVLGHPFVTGELALGSLRQRAAVLEALRALPQATPARDDEVLLFVEQHALHGLGIGWVDAHLLAATRLTAGAQLWTRDKRLLATCQRLGLAHQAAH, encoded by the coding sequence ATGATTCTGGTCGACACCTCCGTGTGGATCGACCACTTGCGAAGCAGCGATGCAGCTTTGGTGGAAAGGCTTCATCAGGGCGCGGTGCTGGGACACCCGTTCGTGACGGGTGAACTGGCCCTGGGCAGCTTGCGCCAACGTGCCGCTGTGCTTGAAGCCCTTCGGGCGTTGCCGCAGGCGACACCGGCGCGCGACGACGAGGTCTTGCTTTTCGTCGAGCAGCATGCCCTGCATGGCTTGGGCATTGGTTGGGTGGATGCGCATCTTCTGGCCGCCACCCGGCTCACTGCAGGGGCGCAACTGTGGACGCGAGACAAGCGGCTTTTGGCCACATGTCAGCGTCTGGGATTGGCCCACCAAGCCGCGCATTGA
- the purL gene encoding phosphoribosylformylglycinamidine synthase: MSLHLRFFEGGNAVSDFKVQQILPRLVGISDKITSLSARFVHLASFDAEPDAAALQRVGELLTYGEPGTAAHAQLEAAGAPALLVMPRLGTVSPWASKATDIAHNCGLALHRVERLVEYRVGLKSGLLGKKGSLSEEQLRAVADLLHDRMTENVSLDRSQAQALFTELQPAPMEQVDVLGGGRAALERANTDWGLALAEDEIDYLVNAFNGLQRNPTDVELMMFAQANSEHCRHKIFNAQFTIDGVAQDKSLFGMIRNTHQLAPQHTVVAYSDNASIMEGSAVERFVARAGGNASPAYAAEPATHHVLMKVETHNHPTAISPFPGASTGAGGEIRDEGATGRGSKPKAGLTGFTVGKLWGGLSDQPGGKPEHIASPLQIMTEGPLGGAAFNNEFGRPNLLGYFREYELAVDGVQRGYHKPIMIAGGVGVIDAEQTKKIEFPAGSLLIQLGGPGMKIGMGGSAASSMATGTNAASLDFDSVQRGNPEIERRAQEVINHCWQQGADNPILAIHDVGAGGLSNAFPELTNDAGRGARFDLRAVPLEESGLAPKEIWCNESQERYVLAIAPESLEVFKGFCERERCPFAVIGVATEERQLVLADEGQPSPVDMPMNVLLGKPPKMHRDVKTVVRTPTPLNLTGVDLQKAVIDVLSHPTVASKRFLITIGDRTVGGLSHRDQMVGPWQVPVADCAVTLADFKGFAGEAMSMGERTPLAALDAAASGRMAVAEAITNLLAAPIELPRVKLSANWMAACGEPGEDAALYDTVKAVGMELCPALGISIPVGKDSLSMRTQWKEGTETKKVTSPVSLIVSAFATLADVRGTLTPQLNRQLDDTTLVLIDLGKGRHRMGGSVLAQALGQGGGEVPDLDDPRDLVNLVNAVNTLRAQSRILAYHDRSDGGLLAAAAEMAFAGQVGVALNVDLLVTESDGIRDSRAEMGDAKNWASQVSARREELTLKALFSEELGVLLQVRTEDRNAVMQTLREHGLSRHSHVVGKTRPASSAIDAGKGQLQVWRDTKAVFSASLFDLQQVWDSVSWKINQQRDNPACADAEHAAAGRPDDPGLHVFLPLPLAGEGLPAPALNLSRPKVAILREQGVNSHVEMAYAFTQAGFEAFDVHMTDLQTGRARLADFKGVVACGGFSYGDTLGAGIGWARSITFNPALSAHFQAFFARPDTFGLGVCNGCQMFAELADIIPGAQAWPRFTTNQSERFEARLSMVEVLESPSLFLQGMAGSRLPIAVAHGEGYANFHHRGDAAQAIAAMRFTDNTGAATEAYPFNPNGSPGGLTAVTTADGRFTAMMPHPERVFRNIQMSWTDQDPSAASAWMQLWHNARRWIG; encoded by the coding sequence GTGTCCCTGCACCTGCGCTTTTTTGAAGGCGGCAACGCCGTCAGCGACTTCAAAGTCCAGCAAATCCTGCCCCGCCTCGTGGGCATTTCCGACAAGATCACCAGCCTCTCGGCGCGCTTTGTGCACCTGGCCAGCTTCGACGCCGAGCCCGACGCCGCCGCGCTGCAGCGCGTGGGCGAGCTGCTGACCTATGGCGAACCCGGCACCGCCGCGCACGCGCAACTGGAAGCCGCTGGCGCACCGGCCCTGCTGGTGATGCCGCGCCTGGGCACCGTCTCGCCCTGGGCGTCCAAGGCCACCGACATCGCCCACAACTGCGGTCTCGCGCTGCACCGCGTGGAGCGCCTGGTGGAATACCGCGTAGGCCTCAAGTCGGGTTTGCTGGGCAAGAAGGGCAGCCTGTCCGAAGAACAACTGCGCGCCGTGGCCGATCTGCTGCACGACCGCATGACGGAAAACGTCTCGCTCGACCGCAGCCAGGCGCAGGCGCTGTTCACCGAACTGCAGCCCGCTCCCATGGAGCAGGTGGACGTGCTGGGCGGCGGGCGCGCGGCGCTGGAGCGGGCCAACACCGACTGGGGCCTGGCCCTGGCCGAGGACGAGATCGATTACCTCGTCAACGCCTTCAATGGCCTCCAGCGCAACCCGACCGACGTCGAACTCATGATGTTCGCGCAGGCCAACAGCGAGCACTGCCGCCACAAGATCTTCAACGCGCAATTCACCATCGACGGCGTGGCGCAGGACAAGAGCCTGTTCGGCATGATCCGCAACACCCACCAGCTGGCACCGCAGCACACCGTGGTGGCCTATTCGGACAATGCCTCCATCATGGAAGGCAGCGCGGTCGAGCGTTTCGTGGCCCGCGCAGGTGGCAACGCGTCTCCGGCCTATGCCGCCGAACCGGCCACGCACCACGTGCTGATGAAGGTGGAAACGCACAACCACCCCACCGCGATTTCCCCGTTCCCCGGCGCCTCCACCGGCGCGGGCGGCGAGATCCGCGACGAGGGCGCCACCGGCCGTGGTTCCAAGCCCAAGGCAGGCCTCACGGGCTTCACGGTCGGCAAGCTGTGGGGCGGCTTGAGCGACCAGCCGGGCGGCAAGCCCGAGCACATCGCCAGCCCTCTGCAGATCATGACCGAGGGGCCGCTGGGCGGCGCGGCCTTCAACAACGAGTTCGGCCGGCCCAACCTGCTGGGCTATTTCCGCGAGTACGAATTGGCGGTGGACGGCGTGCAGCGCGGTTACCACAAGCCGATCATGATCGCCGGAGGCGTGGGCGTGATCGACGCCGAGCAGACGAAGAAGATCGAGTTTCCTGCCGGCTCCTTGCTGATCCAGTTGGGCGGCCCAGGCATGAAGATTGGCATGGGCGGCAGCGCGGCCAGTTCCATGGCCACCGGCACCAACGCCGCGTCGCTGGACTTCGACTCCGTGCAGCGTGGCAACCCCGAGATCGAGCGTCGCGCGCAAGAGGTCATCAACCATTGCTGGCAGCAAGGCGCGGACAACCCGATCCTCGCGATCCACGACGTGGGCGCGGGTGGTTTGTCCAACGCCTTCCCGGAGCTGACCAACGACGCCGGACGTGGCGCGCGCTTCGACCTGCGCGCGGTGCCGCTGGAAGAGTCGGGACTGGCGCCCAAGGAAATCTGGTGCAACGAAAGCCAGGAGCGGTACGTGCTGGCGATCGCGCCCGAATCGCTGGAGGTCTTCAAAGGCTTCTGCGAGCGCGAGCGCTGCCCGTTCGCTGTGATCGGGGTGGCCACCGAAGAACGCCAGCTGGTGCTGGCCGACGAGGGGCAGCCGAGCCCGGTCGACATGCCGATGAACGTGCTGCTGGGCAAGCCACCCAAGATGCACCGCGACGTCAAGACCGTGGTCCGCACGCCCACGCCATTGAACCTCACCGGCGTGGACCTGCAGAAGGCCGTGATCGATGTGCTGAGCCACCCGACCGTGGCCTCCAAGCGCTTTCTCATCACCATCGGCGACCGCACCGTGGGCGGCCTCTCGCACCGCGACCAGATGGTCGGCCCCTGGCAAGTGCCGGTGGCCGATTGCGCCGTCACCCTCGCCGATTTCAAAGGCTTCGCAGGCGAAGCCATGAGCATGGGCGAGCGCACGCCGCTGGCCGCGCTGGACGCCGCCGCTTCGGGCCGCATGGCGGTGGCCGAGGCCATCACCAACCTGCTGGCCGCGCCGATCGAGTTGCCGCGCGTGAAGCTCTCCGCCAACTGGATGGCCGCCTGCGGCGAACCGGGCGAAGACGCCGCGCTGTACGACACCGTCAAGGCTGTGGGCATGGAACTGTGCCCGGCGCTGGGCATTTCCATTCCGGTGGGCAAGGACAGCCTGTCCATGCGCACGCAATGGAAAGAGGGCACGGAGACGAAGAAGGTCACCTCGCCGGTAAGCCTGATCGTGAGCGCCTTTGCCACCTTGGCCGATGTGCGCGGCACGCTCACGCCGCAGTTGAACCGCCAGCTCGATGACACCACGCTGGTGCTGATCGACCTGGGCAAGGGCCGCCACCGCATGGGCGGCAGCGTGCTGGCCCAGGCGCTGGGGCAAGGCGGCGGCGAGGTGCCCGACCTGGACGACCCGCGGGACCTGGTGAACCTGGTGAACGCGGTGAACACCTTGCGCGCCCAAAGCCGGATCTTGGCCTACCACGACCGCAGCGACGGTGGCCTGCTGGCCGCCGCGGCCGAGATGGCTTTCGCGGGCCAGGTGGGCGTGGCGCTCAACGTGGACCTGCTCGTCACCGAGAGCGACGGTATCCGCGACAGCCGCGCCGAGATGGGCGATGCCAAGAACTGGGCCAGCCAGGTCAGCGCGCGGCGCGAAGAGCTCACGCTCAAGGCGCTGTTCAGCGAAGAACTGGGCGTGCTTCTTCAGGTGCGCACGGAAGACCGCAATGCCGTCATGCAGACCCTGCGCGAGCACGGCCTGAGCAGGCACAGCCACGTGGTGGGAAAGACGCGTCCCGCCTCGTCGGCGATCGACGCCGGCAAGGGCCAGTTGCAGGTCTGGCGCGACACCAAGGCGGTGTTCTCGGCCAGCCTGTTCGACCTGCAGCAGGTGTGGGACAGCGTGAGCTGGAAGATCAACCAGCAGCGCGACAACCCGGCCTGTGCCGATGCCGAACACGCGGCCGCGGGCCGCCCGGACGATCCGGGCCTGCATGTTTTTCTCCCTCTCCCGCTCGCCGGAGAGGGTCTCCCCGCGCCGGCGCTGAACCTCTCGCGTCCGAAGGTCGCGATCCTGCGCGAGCAAGGTGTGAACTCGCACGTGGAAATGGCCTACGCCTTCACGCAGGCCGGCTTCGAAGCCTTCGACGTGCACATGACCGACCTGCAGACCGGCCGCGCCAGGCTGGCCGATTTCAAGGGCGTGGTGGCCTGTGGCGGCTTCAGTTACGGTGACACGCTGGGCGCGGGCATCGGCTGGGCGCGCAGCATCACCTTCAACCCCGCGCTGTCCGCGCACTTCCAGGCCTTCTTCGCCCGCCCCGACACCTTTGGCCTGGGCGTGTGCAACGGCTGTCAGATGTTCGCTGAGCTGGCCGACATCATTCCCGGCGCCCAGGCCTGGCCGCGCTTCACCACCAACCAGAGCGAACGCTTCGAGGCGCGTCTGTCGATGGTGGAGGTGCTCGAATCGCCCAGCCTGTTCCTGCAGGGCATGGCCGGCAGCCGCCTGCCGATCGCGGTCGCGCACGGCGAGGGCTACGCCAACTTCCACCACCGGGGCGATGCGGCCCAGGCCATCGCGGCGATGCGCTTCACCGACAACACCGGCGCGGCCACCGAGGCCTACCCGTTCAATCCCAACGGCAGCCCGGGTGGCCTGACCGCCGTGACCACGGCCGACGGCCGCTTCACGGCCATGATGCCGCACCCCGAGCGCGTGTTCCGCAACATCCAGATGAGCTGGACCGACCAGGACCCGTCTGCCGCCAGTGCCTGGATGCAACTCTGGCACAACGCGCGCCGGTGGATTGGGTGA
- a CDS encoding DUF808 domain-containing protein, giving the protein MAGSSLLALIDDIATLLDDVALMTKVAARKSAAVADDVAGMTKLATQKTAGVLGDDLALNAQQVTGVKADRELPVVWAVAKGSMINKAILVPSALLISVIAPWAITPLLMLGGLFLCFEGAEKLWHAFAPHKAEEQAQREQRIEALANENVDLVALEKDKIKGAVRTDFILSAEIIVITLGTVAAASMGMRVAVLVGISLIMTAGVYGLVAAIVKLDDLGLHLHQQAAAWKQSLGRGILAAAPWLMKTLSVVGTAAMFLVGGGILVHGIPALGHGIEAFTATLGWIGSLASSLAGGLAGLVAGGVVLGVVSLLKRLRRGPTPA; this is encoded by the coding sequence ATGGCCGGATCCAGTCTGCTCGCGCTGATCGACGACATCGCCACCCTTCTCGACGACGTGGCCCTCATGACCAAGGTGGCTGCCCGCAAAAGCGCGGCCGTGGCCGACGATGTGGCGGGCATGACCAAGCTGGCCACCCAGAAGACGGCCGGCGTGCTGGGCGATGACCTCGCGCTCAACGCGCAGCAGGTCACCGGCGTGAAGGCCGACCGCGAGTTGCCGGTGGTGTGGGCCGTGGCCAAGGGCTCGATGATCAACAAGGCCATCCTCGTGCCTTCCGCCTTGCTCATCAGCGTGATCGCCCCCTGGGCGATCACGCCCTTGCTCATGCTGGGCGGTCTGTTCCTCTGTTTCGAGGGGGCGGAAAAGCTCTGGCACGCCTTTGCCCCGCACAAGGCCGAAGAGCAGGCGCAGCGCGAGCAAAGAATCGAAGCCCTGGCGAACGAAAACGTCGACCTCGTGGCACTGGAGAAAGACAAGATCAAGGGCGCGGTGCGCACCGACTTCATCCTCTCCGCCGAAATCATCGTCATCACCCTCGGCACGGTGGCGGCCGCCAGCATGGGCATGCGCGTGGCCGTGCTGGTGGGCATCTCGCTGATCATGACTGCGGGCGTCTACGGTCTGGTGGCGGCCATCGTGAAACTGGACGACCTGGGGCTGCACCTCCACCAGCAGGCCGCGGCCTGGAAACAGTCGCTGGGGCGCGGCATTCTCGCCGCCGCGCCCTGGCTGATGAAGACGCTCTCGGTGGTGGGCACGGCCGCCATGTTCCTGGTGGGCGGTGGCATCCTGGTGCACGGCATTCCGGCGCTGGGGCACGGCATCGAAGCCTTCACCGCCACGCTGGGCTGGATCGGCTCGCTGGCGTCGAGCCTGGCCGGTGGTCTGGCGGGCCTGGTGGCCGGCGGTGTGGTGCTGGGCGTGGTCAGCCTTCTCAAACGCCTGCGCCGCGGGCCGACGCCGGCCTGA
- a CDS encoding DUF2164 domain-containing protein, with the protein MAIEIPKDARDQAIASIQRYFEENMDERIGNIAAGGLLGFFVEEIGPVVYNQAVAEVQERLQMRVSELDIEVHEDAFTYWRKREKTGGKGR; encoded by the coding sequence ATGGCCATCGAGATACCCAAGGACGCCCGAGACCAGGCCATCGCCTCGATCCAGCGCTACTTCGAGGAAAACATGGACGAGCGCATCGGCAACATCGCCGCCGGTGGCCTGCTGGGTTTCTTCGTGGAGGAGATCGGGCCCGTGGTCTACAACCAGGCGGTGGCCGAGGTGCAGGAACGGCTGCAGATGCGCGTGTCCGAACTCGACATCGAGGTGCACGAAGACGCGTTCACCTACTGGCGCAAACGCGAGAAGACCGGCGGCAAGGGCCGTTGA
- a CDS encoding alpha/beta fold hydrolase, whose translation MTSKSESPQTAFVLVHGAWHGAWCWRRLLPLLRGAGVETHAVTLTGVGERAHLLSPAVDLHTHIQDVCGLIEAEELQRIVLVGHSYAGVVVTGVADRLQRDHPGLLAHLVYLDAALPYPGDSWSSHQSQETRQARIDASKPSGGLSFPPPDASVFGLEGADRDWVNRRQTPQPFRLYQQPLDFDGARVAAVPRTFIDCTSPALPTIAPARQRARSEPGWQVLELATGHDPMVSEPRKLADMLLGIHRGTQP comes from the coding sequence ATGACATCCAAGTCCGAATCCCCTCAGACCGCGTTCGTGCTCGTGCACGGCGCCTGGCATGGCGCGTGGTGCTGGCGCCGGCTGTTGCCCCTGCTGCGCGGTGCCGGGGTGGAGACCCACGCCGTCACGCTTACCGGCGTGGGCGAACGCGCCCACCTGCTGAGCCCGGCGGTGGACCTGCACACCCACATCCAGGACGTGTGCGGCCTGATCGAAGCCGAAGAATTGCAGCGCATCGTGCTGGTGGGCCACAGCTATGCGGGCGTGGTGGTCACCGGCGTGGCCGACCGCCTGCAGCGCGACCACCCAGGCCTGCTGGCGCACCTGGTCTACCTGGACGCGGCCTTGCCTTATCCCGGTGACAGCTGGAGCAGCCACCAGTCGCAAGAAACGCGGCAGGCCCGCATCGACGCGTCCAAACCCAGCGGGGGCCTGAGTTTTCCGCCGCCCGACGCCTCGGTCTTCGGCCTCGAAGGCGCCGACCGCGACTGGGTCAACCGGCGCCAGACGCCGCAGCCGTTTCGCCTGTACCAGCAGCCGCTGGACTTTGACGGCGCGCGCGTGGCGGCCGTGCCGCGCACCTTCATCGACTGCACCTCGCCCGCCTTGCCCACCATCGCACCCGCGCGCCAGCGCGCGCGCAGCGAACCGGGCTGGCAGGTGCTGGAGCTGGCCACGGGCCACGACCCGATGGTGAGCGAACCCCGGAAACTGGCGGACATGCTGCTGGGCATCCACCGCGGCACCCAACCCTGA
- a CDS encoding peptidase U32 family protein, whose protein sequence is MLPHQIELLSPARDADIGIEAIQHGADAVYIGGPSFGARTSADNRVQDIARLARHAHRFGSRIYVTMNTILRDDELEPARKLAWQLYDAGADALIVQDMGLLEIDLPPIQLHASTQTDIRTPEKARFLQDAGLSKLVLARELTLEQIAAVRDVLDPHRCLIEFFVHGALCVAYSGQCYVSHAHTGRSANRGDCSQACRLPYDVTDHLGRIVAHDKHVLSMKDNNQSDNLRALIDAGARSFKIEGRYKDMGYVKNITAHYRRLFDEILDERPELARGASGRATFSFTPDPDQNFNREFTDYFVQGRQDDIGAFDTPKNPGRPIGWVTKVGADFVELQTDDPATVVHNGDGLCYLDLHKELVGLQINRAEPAGPPGRWRVFPKDAMDTLRHLKRDTIVNRNRDMDWVRTLEKKSAERRIGVWLRLEDTAEGLSLTVTDEDGHSAHAHLPCALERAKDAAQAQARLRESLGRLGETCFEPIEVSLSLSQPWFVPSSLLNPLRREAIAALEAAREAAWQRLPRAVPVTPPTPYPEDTLTYLANVFNHKARDFYAKHGVKVIASAYESHEEEGEVSLMITKHCVRFSLSLCPKQAKGVKGVQGTIRAEPMTITHNHEKLTLRFDCKPCEMHVVGRIKPAVMAATKASPLKFFRTRPA, encoded by the coding sequence ATGCTGCCCCACCAGATCGAACTGCTTTCCCCGGCGCGCGACGCCGATATCGGCATCGAAGCCATCCAGCACGGTGCCGACGCCGTGTACATCGGCGGCCCCTCGTTCGGCGCGCGCACCAGCGCCGACAACCGCGTGCAGGACATTGCCCGCCTGGCCCGGCACGCGCACCGCTTCGGCAGCCGCATCTACGTGACGATGAACACCATCCTGCGCGACGACGAGCTCGAGCCCGCGCGCAAGCTGGCCTGGCAGCTGTACGACGCGGGCGCGGACGCGCTCATCGTCCAGGACATGGGCCTGCTGGAGATCGACCTGCCGCCGATCCAGTTGCACGCGAGCACGCAGACCGACATCCGCACGCCCGAGAAAGCGCGTTTCCTGCAGGACGCGGGCCTGTCCAAACTCGTGCTGGCGCGCGAGCTCACGCTGGAGCAGATCGCGGCCGTGCGCGACGTGCTCGACCCTCATCGCTGCCTGATCGAATTCTTCGTCCACGGCGCGCTGTGCGTGGCCTACAGCGGCCAGTGCTACGTGAGCCATGCGCACACCGGGCGCAGCGCCAACCGGGGCGACTGCTCGCAGGCCTGCCGCCTGCCCTACGACGTTACGGACCACCTGGGCCGCATCGTGGCGCACGACAAGCACGTGCTCTCGATGAAGGACAACAACCAGAGCGACAACCTGCGTGCCCTGATCGACGCGGGCGCGCGCAGCTTCAAGATCGAAGGCCGCTACAAGGACATGGGTTACGTCAAGAACATCACCGCGCACTACCGGCGCCTGTTCGACGAGATCCTGGACGAGCGGCCCGAGCTCGCGCGCGGCGCCAGCGGGCGCGCCACCTTCAGCTTCACGCCCGACCCGGACCAGAACTTCAACCGCGAATTCACCGACTACTTCGTGCAGGGCCGCCAGGACGACATCGGCGCGTTCGACACGCCCAAGAACCCCGGACGCCCGATCGGTTGGGTGACGAAGGTCGGCGCCGATTTCGTCGAGCTCCAGACCGACGACCCGGCCACGGTCGTCCACAACGGTGACGGCCTGTGTTACCTGGACCTGCACAAGGAACTCGTGGGCCTGCAGATCAACCGGGCCGAGCCCGCCGGCCCACCGGGCCGCTGGCGCGTGTTTCCCAAGGATGCGATGGACACCCTGCGCCACCTCAAGCGCGACACCATCGTCAACCGCAACCGCGACATGGACTGGGTGCGCACGTTGGAGAAGAAGTCCGCCGAGCGGCGCATTGGCGTGTGGCTGCGGCTGGAGGACACCGCCGAAGGCCTGAGCCTCACCGTGACCGACGAGGACGGGCACAGCGCCCACGCCCACCTGCCCTGCGCGCTGGAACGCGCCAAGGACGCCGCACAGGCCCAAGCCCGCCTGCGCGAGAGCCTGGGCCGCCTGGGCGAAACCTGCTTCGAGCCCATCGAGGTCTCGCTCAGCCTTTCGCAGCCTTGGTTCGTGCCCAGTTCCCTGCTCAACCCGCTGCGCCGCGAAGCCATTGCCGCGCTCGAAGCCGCGCGCGAGGCGGCCTGGCAACGGCTGCCACGCGCCGTGCCGGTGACGCCACCCACGCCCTACCCGGAAGACACGCTCACCTATCTGGCCAACGTGTTCAACCACAAAGCGCGCGATTTCTACGCGAAACATGGCGTGAAGGTGATCGCCTCCGCCTACGAGAGCCACGAGGAAGAAGGCGAAGTCAGCCTGATGATCACCAAGCACTGCGTGCGTTTCTCGCTCAGCCTGTGTCCCAAGCAGGCCAAGGGAGTCAAGGGCGTGCAGGGCACGATCCGCGCCGAGCCCATGACCATCACCCACAACCACGAAAAGCTCACGCTGCGCTTCGACTGCAAGCCTTGCGAGATGCATGTGGTCGGGCGCATCAAGCCCGCGGTGATGGCGGCCACGAAAGCCAGCCCGCTCAAGTTCTTCCGCACCCGCCCCGCTTGA